In Streptomyces sp. TS71-3, the following proteins share a genomic window:
- a CDS encoding DUF4129 domain-containing protein, protein MRLRPASRRRPASGWLLTSRRWLTPALLPSAVLLPRASDDPPVTISRDPAKEAARRELSKRMYHENDPGLLHRLLNRFLSWVHHLFNAASGVTPGGGLGLFVVVLLVLALALALWWRLGTPRRAPASAAPLFHDRPRSAAEHRATAEAHAAQGHWNQAVQERMRAVVRALEERALLEPRPGRTADEAAAEAALALPTHEDRLRAAARDFDDVAYGGRSSDEPAYRRMSALDEDLARARPALTGAGASSNTSSHSTTNHSSTSARRTPE, encoded by the coding sequence ATGCGGCTGAGGCCGGCATCGCGCCGGCGGCCGGCATCCGGTTGGCTGCTGACATCGCGCCGGTGGCTGACGCCCGCTCTCCTGCCGTCAGCCGTACTGCTGCCGCGTGCCTCCGACGACCCCCCGGTGACCATCTCGCGTGACCCCGCCAAGGAGGCGGCCAGGCGGGAGCTGTCGAAGCGGATGTACCACGAGAACGACCCGGGCCTGCTGCACCGCCTGCTGAACCGCTTTCTGAGCTGGGTCCACCACCTCTTCAACGCGGCCTCGGGCGTCACTCCGGGGGGCGGGCTCGGGCTCTTCGTGGTCGTACTCCTCGTGCTGGCCCTTGCCTTGGCGCTCTGGTGGCGCCTGGGCACCCCTCGCCGGGCGCCGGCGTCCGCGGCACCGCTCTTCCACGACCGGCCGCGCAGCGCGGCGGAGCACCGCGCAACCGCCGAGGCACACGCGGCCCAAGGGCACTGGAACCAGGCCGTGCAGGAGCGGATGCGCGCCGTCGTGCGCGCCCTGGAAGAGCGTGCGCTGCTCGAACCGCGGCCCGGACGCACCGCCGACGAGGCGGCGGCGGAGGCAGCCCTGGCCCTCCCCACCCACGAGGACCGGCTGCGCGCCGCCGCACGGGACTTCGACGACGTCGCATACGGCGGCCGCAGCAGTGACGAGCCCGCGTACCGGCGCATGTCCGCGCTCGACGAGGACCTGGCCCGCGCCCGCCCCGCGCTCACCGGCGCCGGCGCGAGCAGCAACACCAGCAGCCACAGCACCACGAACCACTCCAGCACTTCCGCGCGGAGGACGCCCGAATGA